The DNA window TGTCTCCATTTTCAGAAACTTCCATTGCGCCAAGAATTGTTAAATCTACTTTTTGAGCTCTAATCATCCCAAAACTTGTTGCGCCATCAAAAATAGATGCACCTTTTAATAAAGTAACGGTTTGTTTTCCTGCATTAATAAGGTCTGCATCTTCTTCACCTTCATAGGGAAAAGGCCCCATTCCTAGAATTCCGTTTTCAGATTGTAACACTACATTAAAACCTTCAGGAATATAATTAGCCACCAAAGTTGGTATCCCAATTCCAAGATTTACATACGTGTTGTTTTTTATTTCTCTTGCAATTCTCATTGCAATTTGTTCTTTTGTTAAAGCCATATTTTAATATTTTAACACATGAGTCACATTATATTATAGATAAAATTGATGAAAACTAGAACATATAAGGTTTTGAAAATTAAAGATTTTCAACTAATGTATTCTTTAAAAATTCTTATTAGTTTTCAATTTTTTTAAAATCTAATGTGTTTATTATTTTTTTGGTCTTACAGTTCTCTGCTCAATTCGTTTTTCATAATTTTCGCCTTGGAAAATTCTATGAACATAAATTCCTGGAGTGTGAATTTGGTCTGGGTCTAGTTCGCCAGCTTCTACCAATTCTTCTACTTCGGCAATGGTAATTTTACCAGCCATCGCCATCATTGGATTAAAATTTCTAGCGGTAGAACGATAAATGAGATTTCCTGCAGTATCGCCTTTCCAAGCTTTTACAATAGCGAAATCTGCATCAAAAGCATATTCTAACAAATAATCTTTTCCATTAAAATTCCACACTTCTTTTCCTTCGGCAACTTCTGTTCCTACACCAGCTGGAGTAAAAATTGCGGGCATTCCGTAACCTGCTGCCATACAACGAGTTGCTAAAGTTCCTTGAGGAATCAACTCAACTTCTAATTCTCCAGAAAGCAATTGACGCTCAAATTCAGCATTTTCGCCAACGTAAGAAGAAATCATTTTCTTAATTTGCTTTTTTTGCAACAATAAACCCAATCCGAAATCATCTACACCAGCATTGTTAGAAATACAAGTAAGGTTTTTAACTCCTTTTTTTACGAGTTCGGCGATAGAATTTTCAGGAATTCCGCATAAACCGAAACCACCGAGCATAATGGTAGCGCCGTCTTGAATATCAGCACAAGCTTCTGTTACGTTTTTTACTGTTTTGTTAATCATTTGATTTTTCGTTTGCTCTAAAATACAAATTTTTTGAAATCTAAAATAAAAAACGCTTCCAAGTTCTAATCCCTTGAAAGCGTGATTTTATCATGAATTTTGGTTAAAAATATTTTAAACTCATGTTTGGTTTTATTTGAAGCAAAGTTTCATAAATGAGTTTAATAACATTGGCTACATCTTCTTTGGCAACCATTTCTACTGTAGTGTGCATGTATCTTAATGGTAGAGAAATCAGTGCAGAAGGAACACCTCCGTTAGAAAATGCGAAAGAATCTGTATCGGTTCCTGTTGCTCTGCTCAAAGCATTTCTCTGGAATGGAATTTTCTTTTTCTTAGCGGTATTTGTGATTAAATCTCTGATGATGTGATGAACAGAAGGAGCATACGCAATTACAGGTCCGTCTCCACATTTCATGTGACCTTCTTTTTTCTTCTCGATATGTGGAGTAGTGGTATCATGAGTAACGTCTGTAACGATAGCGATATTTGGTTTTATAGTTTGTGCAATCATCGTTGCTCCATATAAACCAACTTCTTCTTGCACAGAATTGGTGATGTATAATCCGAAAGGTAATTTCTTTTTGTTTTCTTTTAAAAGTCTAGCTACTTCTGCAATCATAAATCCGCCCATTCTGTTGTCTAGCGCTCTACAAACGAAATATCGGTCGTTGAGTTCAAAAAATTCATCTGGATAAGTAATCATGCAACCTACATAAATTCCTAATTTTTCTACTTCTTCTTTAGATATACAGCCGCAATCGATGAAAATATTTTCAATTTTCGGAACTGGTTCATGAGGATTTGCGCTTCTGGTGTGAATCGCTGGCCAACCGAAAACACCTTTTACAATGCCTTTTTCTCCGTGGATGTGTACCGTTTTAGAAGGCGCAATCATTTGGTCAGAACCTCCGTTTCTGATTACGTAAATCATTCCGTCATCAGAAATGTAATTTACGTACCAAGAAATTTCGTCGGCATGAGCTTCTATCACTACTTTGAATTCCGCTTCTGGATTGATGATTCCGTAGCAAGTTCCATAGTGGTCTACTCTTATTTCGTCTACATAAGGCTTGATATAATCTGCCCAAATTTTCTGTCCGTTCTGCTCAAAACCAGTTGGAGAAGCAGTGTTCAAATATTTTTCTAAAAATTTTAAAGATTTATTTTCAAATTTCATATAAAGGAACGATTTTTGTGATACTTAAAATTAAATTTTAATTCAGGTAAAAATAATGAAATTTCAGAACATTTTCACCATATTTCTTTTGTTGTTTAGCTTATCATTTCAGGCTCAACAAGATACTATAAAAATAGAATTGAAGGCACTAAAAGATGTTCCAAAAGAAAAACTTCAAAAAGATGATTTTGGGAATGTTTTTTATTACGACGAAAAGCAAAAAGCTAGAATTTACGAAATCAACGGAGAAAAAGTAGTGGTGATGGATGAGTTGCTTCTCATGCAGAGGCCGCATTTTAATAATCAACTTGACCGTAATTTCTATTATTTCCTCAATAAAAAATTGAATAGAGTTTATCCTTACTTTATTACTGCTCTAGAGCAATACAGAGATATACAAGACGAACTTTCTAAAATAGATGATGAGAAAAAAAGAGCTTACATCAGAAAAAGGCAAGAAGGGCTCGCCAATCAATATGAAACCCAATTAAGGGATTTGACCACTACAGAAGGTAGGATTTTTGCCAAATTAATGCACAGAGCTACTGGAAAAACTGTGTACGAAATCATAAAAGAATTACGTGGAAACTGGAGTGCTTTTTGGTGGAATGTAAAAGGAAATATTGCAGATGTAGACATTAAAGAACCTTATGATCCGCATGCTAATAGACAAGATGCTTTTGTAGAATCTCTTTTGTACTCTAACTGGAATTTAGGATATTTGCAGCCTTATGAAGGATACAGGGATTTTAAAATCAAAAAATAACATGAAATTTTTATTCAAACTATTATTTACGGTAAGTATTTTATATTCAGCAGAAGCTTACTCATGGGGAATTATTGGGCATAGAACCATCGCAGAAATTGCAGAAAATCATATTTCAAATAAATCTAAGCGTAAGCTTAAAAAGATTATAGGAAAACAAAATCTAGCTTATATTGCTAATTGGCCAGATTTCGTAAAATCTGATACGCTGAATACTTATAAAGAAACAGAAGTTTGGCATTATGTGAATGTAAAACCCAACCAGAATTTTACAGAATTTGAGAAATCTTTAAAAGAACTTAATACTCCCAATCTTTACAATCAAATTATTAAGCAAAAAGAAATTATCGCCAATAAAAATTCATCAAAAGAAGAAAAAATTGTAGCGCTTAAGTTTTTGGTTCATTTAATGGGAGATTTACACCAACCTATGCACGTAGGAAGAGCGGAAGATTTAGGAGGGAATTTAATCCAGTTAACTTTCAATAGAGACCAAACGAATTTACACAGTTTATGGGATACAAAATTGGTAGATTATCAAAGATATTCATATAAAGAGTTTGCTAAAGTGCTAGATTATAAATCTAAAGAGGAAATCCAAAAAATACAAAGCGGAACTCTTGAAAATTGGTTGTATGACAGTTACACGAAAGCCAATAAAATCTACACGCAGACTAAACCAAATGGTGTTTACAGTTATGATTATAATTATAAATTTTCAGGATTGTTAGAAGAACAATTATTAACAGGTGGATTAAGACTAGCTAAAGTTTTAGACGAAATCTTACAATAATTTTTCTTTCAGTTTCTGAAATACGATTTGATCAATAGGCAATTCTAATGGGTTTTCTTCATGTAAGGAAATCCATTTTATTTTTTCAATACTTTCATCTAAAATCTGCAATTCGTCTAGATTTAAAATATCTACCTTATAATATATAGTTAGCAATTGCTCGTTTTCTCTAAATCTAGAAACCAAAAAATCTTCTTGAGTGTAAAAATGTTCTACAACATTTATTTTTAGGTTAAGTTCTTCTGCAAATTCTCTGTGAAGGCATTCTAAGGTTCCTTCGCCAAATTCTAAACCGCCACCTGGTAATTTTATCAATTTTTGTCCGGCATAACCTTCATCTAGAGCCATTATTTCTTGATTTTCATTAATGTAAATGGCGTAAACTCTTATGTTGATTTTATCTATCATGTTTTATTTTTTTTTAATTTAATTGGCTCTTTTTACTTTTAACTTGGTTCTTTCAAAACGGCATTAATCATTTCGCGTTTTCCTTTTGGGCCTTCTAATTTAGTGACTTCAAAATTAAGTTCCTTCAGAATTCTTCTCACACTTCCTTTTGAAGAATAAGTAGTGAGTAGTCCACCATCTTTCATTTTGCTTTTTACGATTTCAAATAGCGGTTTTTCCCATAAGTCTGGCTGAACTTTTGCACCGAAACAATCATAATACACCAGGTTAATTGCAGGTAAATTTATCTCTTTTATCTTGAAAAAGTCCAAATTGTATTTAGTAAAGAAGAAGTTTGGCAAAATTTCATGTGTTTTATTCCAATCTAATTCATGGATTTTTTGATAAATTTCTTGTGCATTTTCGAAAGTAAAATGCTTTGCATAGTTCAATTCTACGATTTCTTCATTATTTACGGGATATTTTTCGAATGTGAAATAGTGAAAAACATGATTTTTATCATTTTTCAAATATTCATTAATTGTGACTAAAGCATTAAGACCTGTACCAAAACCCATCTCTAAAATGTTTATTTCGTAATCATAAACATTTTTTAATCCGTTTTTTATAAATACATGTTCTGCTTCTTGGATGGCTCCATTGTGAGAATGATAGCATTCATTTAAATCATTGATATACAATGTTTTGCTTCCATCTAACGTGGTTTTTATTTCTCTTTTCAAAGTATTTTTTGTCAAAAATAAATTAAAATTTTGATATTTAAAAAATTATATTAAATTTGTAGAAACTCAATTAAAATTTTTAAAATGATAATTCAAAAAACTTCAAACTCAAGAATTGGGGAATTTGACCCAGAAAACATTGGATTTGGTACAGCATTTATAGATCATATGATTGTATGTGAGTACGAAAATGGAAAATGGGGTGAAGTAAGGCTTATGCCATATGGTCCGCTACCTTTTACACCAGCAATGATGGGCGTAAATTATGGGCAAGCTTGTTTTGAAGGAATGAAGGCTTATAAAGATAAAGATGGTGAAGTGTATCTTTTCCGTCCTGAGAAAAATTTCGAAAGAATTAATAAGTCAGCAAAGCGTCTTGCAATGCCAGAAATCACCGAAGAAATGTTTATCGGTGGTCTTAAAGCATTAGTAGATATGGATAGAAATTGGATTCCTTATGGAGAAGGAAAATCACTATATATTAGACCTCTAATTTTTGCAACGGAAGAAGCTTTAAAAGCAAGAATTGCTAATAAATATATGTTTGCCATTGTTGCAACTCCAGTGCAAAGTTATTACACAGAGCCAGTTTCTGTTAAGATTTCTGATTTTTATTCTAGAGCTGCAAGTGGTGGTGTAGGTTCTGCTAAAGCTGCAGGAAATTACGCTGCTTCATTTTATCCTACAAAATTAGCTGCTGAAGAAGGTTATGAGCAAATCATCTGGACAGATGATGCTACTCACAAATATTTTGAAGAAAGTGGTACAATGAACGTTTTCGTAAGAATAAACGATACAATTTATACTCCACCAACTTCAGAGAAAATTCTAGATGGAGTTACTAGAGATAGTTTCCTTCAACTAGCAAAACATAGAGGAATTGACGTAAAAGTAGAGCCGGTAGAAGTAGCTAAAGTTCTAGAAGCGCATTCAAAAGAAGAGTTAATTGAAGTTTGGGGAGTAGGAACTGCTGTAGTAACTAGCGTTTTCAAAGCGATTGGTTACAAAGACCAAAAATTAACTTTACCAGAACTTTCAGAAGAAGAAAGTTTCGCTTTAACTCTTAAAAAAGCATTGGTGGATATTCAAACCAATAAAGCTGAAGATCCTTTTGGATGGAGAGTGAAAGTAGAAAAGCATATTTTAGAAACTGCTTAGAAATAAGACTTTAAATATTTTAAACCGAGGAAATCTTTTCTCGGTTTTTTCGTTGTTATTTATTGAGTAATTAGTATTTTCGCAGTCAATATGAAAAAGGTAGTTTTCATTTCATTATTATCACTTTTGTCTTGTGTTAAAAATTCACCAGCTCATCCTCCAGTTGGTGGTGTTTTGTCACAAGAAGACTTAAATGTATCTAAAAATAGAGCAAAAAATCTCAATTTATTAGAAAGAAAACAAATTCAAGATTGGATAAATCAACAAGATAAAAAATTCTATTCTACAGGACTAAATTATTGGACGGATATTAGTGATTCTGAATCTAGAACTAAGAAAAAAGATGGTGAATTGGTTTCGTATGAATATGATTTGTATGATTTTAACCAAGAAAAATTATATGAAAAGCCTAACCAAAATATAGATGCTCCATTAGGAAAATTCGAAGAATTAAAAGCGGTAGAAGATGCGGTGCGTTATATGAAAAAAGGAGAACAAGCTACACTTTTAGTACCTTCAGTTCTGGCTTTTGGAACTTATGGCGATGATGAAAAAATTCCAAATGACATGCCATTAATCATTAAAATTAAAATTTTATAAATCCATAAAATGAAAAAAATATTTTTATTAACTATTGCAATTATTACTTTAATTAATTGTACTCCAATTTATAAAAAAATGAATATAGACAAAGATTTTTACAACGGTCTTCAAGACGGTGTGTATGCTAAAATGGAAACTTCTAAAGGCGAATTGATTATCCAATTTTTTGATCAAGATGCGCCAGTTACAGTAGCTAATTTCGTAGGTCTTGCACAAGGAACTATTGAAAATAAAGCAAAAGCAAAAGGAGTTCCTTATTATGATGGAATTGTTTTTCACAGAGTAATAAAAAACTTTATGATTCAAGGAGGTGATCCTCAAGGAACAGGAATGGGAGATCCTGGTTATAAGTTTGATGATGAGAAAAACGACCTAAAACACGAAGGAAAAGGTTATCTTTCTATGGCAAATTCTGGACCTAACACAAATGGTTCTCAGTTTTTTATCACAGAAGTTCCTACGCCTTGGTTAGACGGAAGACATACTATTTTTGGTAAAGTAATTAAAGGAGAAGATGTAATTGATACGATTGCTAATTCTGAAACCGGTGCTCAAGATAGACCAAAAGAAGAAATTAAAATTGTAAAAGTGACTGTTTTCACTAAAGGTGATGCTTACGAAAAATATGATGCTGCTAAAATCTTCAATGAAGGGAAAGCGAAAATCCAAGAAAACAACAAAGCTTACATCGCTAAACAAGAAGCAGAAGCTGCTAAAAAATTAGAAGATTTAAAAGCTGGAATGACTAAAACTGCTTCTGGTTTACTATATAAAATCACAAAAACTAATCCAGAAGGTAAAGCTCCAAAAGCTGGAGACATGGTTTCTGTACACTACGCTGGTAAATTAACAAACGGACAAGAATTTGATAATTCTTTCAAAAGAGGTGAGCCAATTGAGATTCCAATCGGTGTTGGTCAAGTAATCAAAGGTTGGGATGAAGGAATCCAACTTCTAAAAGAAGGAGAAGCGGCTACTTTATTGATTCCATCTGAATTAGGTTACGGAACAAGAGGAGCAGGAGGTGTAATTCCACCAAATGCTTGGCTAATCTTCGATGTGGAATTGGTGAAAGTAAAATAATATTACTCCTAATATATTTAAGAAAAACGTGCTTTTTAGCGCGTTTTTTATTTTATTTATTAACTATTATTGAAAAAAATAGACAAAAGTCTTTTTATTTTAGACAAAAGTCTTATATTTGTGTAAATATTTATGAGATGAAAAAGAATAAATTTTATACGCAAGAAGAAAAAGAAGTGCAACTTGTACAAGAAACTACTGCTTTCTATGGTACTTCCGTAGGTTTTACTTCTATTGATGACAGAAGCGTCTTTGCTATTATAGATTCTATTAATAAAGGTATTTCTTTTACTGCTTTTGAAAATATTATAAAAAAATACAGTTTTACGCTCCAAAATTGGGCGGAGTTTTTACATATTTCTAATAAAACCTTATCTCGCTACCAAAAAGAATCAAAAACTTTTGATGCTTTACAGTCAGAGCGTATTATGCAAATAGAAATTTTACACAGTAAAGGCGAAGAAGTTTTCGGCAGTAGAGAGAATTTTTCTACTTGGCTAGAAACAGAAAACCTTGCTCTAGGAAACATTATACCAAGGGATTTACTTAAAAATTCTTTTGGCATAAATTTATTAATGGATGAATTAGTTAGAATTGAGCATGGTGTTTTAGCTTAAGATAGATACAGAAATGATTGTTTTTAGACTTTCAAAAGCACAATTTGCCAATGATTTATCTGGAAAAGGAGCTGAATTGGTTGGAGGAAGATGGAATAGTAGAGGAAATGCTATGCTGTATACTTCTCAAAGTATTGCGCTTTGTGTTACAGAAATTGCAGTTCACGTTCCACTTGGGATTTTACCAAAAGATTATCAATTGGTACATATTGAAGTTCCTGATGAAGATTTTTTAGAATTGAAAAGATTACCAAAAGGTTGGCAAACATTTCCGCACTCTAATTCTACTCAAATGTTAGGAGATAAATTTCTGAAAGAGCAGAAATTTTTGGTACTGAAAGTTCCTTCTGCGACAGTTCAAGGTGAATTTAATTATTTGGTGAATCCGAGACATAAAAATTTTAATCAAATTAAAATTTTGAAAATAGAAAGTTTTAGTTTTGATGAAAGGCTGTTTAGAAGATGATTATTGATAAATACCTTCTTTATATTTTAAAATTTGAGTTTTAAAAGATTTTAATACTTTTTCATTACAATCGCCAGTTTTTGAATTTTTACCAGTTAAGAATCTTTTCTCAATTTTTGTTCTTATTTTTAAATTTTTGAAACCATTTGTCTCTGATTTTTCAAAAGAAATATACCCTGTTTTTTCTTCAAATTCTCCATTGCAATTCAAATCCCATTCTCCATGATATTCATTTATCGGATAATCTAGAATTCTTTTAATACTGTCTTTTTTCTCATAAAATAATAAAAAATTTTGACTTGAATATGGGTTTGGTTGGCTATTATTTCTAAAATTTAATCTAATACCAAAAGCCTTTAAGTTTTGTTTGATTAAATAATTTGCTGTGTCAATTTCTGTTGAAGTTAAAGCTATTGCATCAGATGATATAGAGTTTATATCAATATATTTTTTTAAAATTTTTCCATTAATATCACAAATTATAATTATTAAATTGTAGTTAATAAGTCCAATGTTTTGATTATTAATGATTGGTAAACATAAAATATAATTTGCTGAATTTGGTATTTTTTTTTCAGAATAAACAGTTTCATCAAAATTTTCAATTTTAATTTTTAATGATTTTAGAACATTTTCTTTTCTTTGATTTTCTTGAGAATAACAAATTATTGATATAAAATATATTGCGAAGATGAAAATTTTTCTTAATATTTGGCGAGATTAATTTTTTTAAAATTTAAAAATGAATAACTTCGCTGAAATTACAAAATTTCTATGATTTTAAAAGAATTTACTTCAGAATTAGATAAACTATTTTCGCTGAAACAAGCTGAAGATTTTGATAATGTAGGTTTGCTTTGTGGTAATCCTGCCAGAGAAGTTTCGGGTGTTTTGGTTTGTCATGATGCGCTAGAAAACGTTGTAGATGAGGCTATTTCGAAGAATTGTAATGTGATTGTAACGTTTCACCCTATTATTTTTTCTGGGTTAAAATCCATCACTGGCAAAAACTATGTAGAACGCGCAGTTCTAAAAGCCATCGAAAATAAAATTGCGATTTACGCGATTCACACAGCTTTTGATAATGATTATTTCGGGGTGAATTATAGAATTTGTAATGAATTAGGCTTGAAAAATCAAAAAATTCTGATGCCAAAGTCAGAAAATCTTTTGCAATTGGTAGTTTATGTTCCGTCTGATTATTCAGAGAAGGTGAAAAATGCTTTATTTGAAGCAGGTGCAGGAAATATTGGTTTCT is part of the Cloacibacterium normanense genome and encodes:
- the parS gene encoding type II RES/Xre toxin-antitoxin system antitoxin, translated to MKKNKFYTQEEKEVQLVQETTAFYGTSVGFTSIDDRSVFAIIDSINKGISFTAFENIIKKYSFTLQNWAEFLHISNKTLSRYQKESKTFDALQSERIMQIEILHSKGEEVFGSRENFSTWLETENLALGNIIPRDLLKNSFGINLLMDELVRIEHGVLA
- a CDS encoding NUDIX hydrolase, whose amino-acid sequence is MIDKINIRVYAIYINENQEIMALDEGYAGQKLIKLPGGGLEFGEGTLECLHREFAEELNLKINVVEHFYTQEDFLVSRFRENEQLLTIYYKVDILNLDELQILDESIEKIKWISLHEENPLELPIDQIVFQKLKEKLL
- a CDS encoding M28 family peptidase, producing MKFENKSLKFLEKYLNTASPTGFEQNGQKIWADYIKPYVDEIRVDHYGTCYGIINPEAEFKVVIEAHADEISWYVNYISDDGMIYVIRNGGSDQMIAPSKTVHIHGEKGIVKGVFGWPAIHTRSANPHEPVPKIENIFIDCGCISKEEVEKLGIYVGCMITYPDEFFELNDRYFVCRALDNRMGGFMIAEVARLLKENKKKLPFGLYITNSVQEEVGLYGATMIAQTIKPNIAIVTDVTHDTTTPHIEKKKEGHMKCGDGPVIAYAPSVHHIIRDLITNTAKKKKIPFQRNALSRATGTDTDSFAFSNGGVPSALISLPLRYMHTTVEMVAKEDVANVIKLIYETLLQIKPNMSLKYF
- a CDS encoding CoA transferase subunit A; amino-acid sequence: MINKTVKNVTEACADIQDGATIMLGGFGLCGIPENSIAELVKKGVKNLTCISNNAGVDDFGLGLLLQKKQIKKMISSYVGENAEFERQLLSGELEVELIPQGTLATRCMAAGYGMPAIFTPAGVGTEVAEGKEVWNFNGKDYLLEYAFDADFAIVKAWKGDTAGNLIYRSTARNFNPMMAMAGKITIAEVEELVEAGELDPDQIHTPGIYVHRIFQGENYEKRIEQRTVRPKK
- a CDS encoding DUF4294 domain-containing protein, with the translated sequence MKFQNIFTIFLLLFSLSFQAQQDTIKIELKALKDVPKEKLQKDDFGNVFYYDEKQKARIYEINGEKVVVMDELLLMQRPHFNNQLDRNFYYFLNKKLNRVYPYFITALEQYRDIQDELSKIDDEKKRAYIRKRQEGLANQYETQLRDLTTTEGRIFAKLMHRATGKTVYEIIKELRGNWSAFWWNVKGNIADVDIKEPYDPHANRQDAFVESLLYSNWNLGYLQPYEGYRDFKIKK
- a CDS encoding branched-chain amino acid aminotransferase, coding for MIIQKTSNSRIGEFDPENIGFGTAFIDHMIVCEYENGKWGEVRLMPYGPLPFTPAMMGVNYGQACFEGMKAYKDKDGEVYLFRPEKNFERINKSAKRLAMPEITEEMFIGGLKALVDMDRNWIPYGEGKSLYIRPLIFATEEALKARIANKYMFAIVATPVQSYYTEPVSVKISDFYSRAASGGVGSAKAAGNYAASFYPTKLAAEEGYEQIIWTDDATHKYFEESGTMNVFVRINDTIYTPPTSEKILDGVTRDSFLQLAKHRGIDVKVEPVEVAKVLEAHSKEELIEVWGVGTAVVTSVFKAIGYKDQKLTLPELSEEESFALTLKKALVDIQTNKAEDPFGWRVKVEKHILETA
- a CDS encoding PA3715 family protein; translation: MLRKIFIFAIYFISIICYSQENQRKENVLKSLKIKIENFDETVYSEKKIPNSANYILCLPIINNQNIGLINYNLIIIICDINGKILKKYIDINSISSDAIALTSTEIDTANYLIKQNLKAFGIRLNFRNNSQPNPYSSQNFLLFYEKKDSIKRILDYPINEYHGEWDLNCNGEFEEKTGYISFEKSETNGFKNLKIRTKIEKRFLTGKNSKTGDCNEKVLKSFKTQILKYKEGIYQ
- the mnmD gene encoding tRNA (5-methylaminomethyl-2-thiouridine)(34)-methyltransferase MnmD, whose amino-acid sequence is MKREIKTTLDGSKTLYINDLNECYHSHNGAIQEAEHVFIKNGLKNVYDYEINILEMGFGTGLNALVTINEYLKNDKNHVFHYFTFEKYPVNNEEIVELNYAKHFTFENAQEIYQKIHELDWNKTHEILPNFFFTKYNLDFFKIKEINLPAINLVYYDCFGAKVQPDLWEKPLFEIVKSKMKDGGLLTTYSSKGSVRRILKELNFEVTKLEGPKGKREMINAVLKEPS
- a CDS encoding 3-oxoacid CoA-transferase subunit B — translated: MALTKEQIAMRIAREIKNNTYVNLGIGIPTLVANYIPEGFNVVLQSENGILGMGPFPYEGEEDADLINAGKQTVTLLKGASIFDGATSFGMIRAQKVDLTILGAMEVSENGDIANWKIPGKMVKGMGGAMDLVASAKNIIVAMQQVNKHGESKLLPECTLPLTGVKCIKKIVTELGVYEVKDGAFHCLERAPGVSVDDIKKATAGKLIIDDNVPEMVF
- a CDS encoding RES family NAD+ phosphorylase; translated protein: MIVFRLSKAQFANDLSGKGAELVGGRWNSRGNAMLYTSQSIALCVTEIAVHVPLGILPKDYQLVHIEVPDEDFLELKRLPKGWQTFPHSNSTQMLGDKFLKEQKFLVLKVPSATVQGEFNYLVNPRHKNFNQIKILKIESFSFDERLFRR
- a CDS encoding S1/P1 nuclease, which codes for MKFLFKLLFTVSILYSAEAYSWGIIGHRTIAEIAENHISNKSKRKLKKIIGKQNLAYIANWPDFVKSDTLNTYKETEVWHYVNVKPNQNFTEFEKSLKELNTPNLYNQIIKQKEIIANKNSSKEEKIVALKFLVHLMGDLHQPMHVGRAEDLGGNLIQLTFNRDQTNLHSLWDTKLVDYQRYSYKEFAKVLDYKSKEEIQKIQSGTLENWLYDSYTKANKIYTQTKPNGVYSYDYNYKFSGLLEEQLLTGGLRLAKVLDEILQ
- a CDS encoding peptidylprolyl isomerase, whose amino-acid sequence is MNIDKDFYNGLQDGVYAKMETSKGELIIQFFDQDAPVTVANFVGLAQGTIENKAKAKGVPYYDGIVFHRVIKNFMIQGGDPQGTGMGDPGYKFDDEKNDLKHEGKGYLSMANSGPNTNGSQFFITEVPTPWLDGRHTIFGKVIKGEDVIDTIANSETGAQDRPKEEIKIVKVTVFTKGDAYEKYDAAKIFNEGKAKIQENNKAYIAKQEAEAAKKLEDLKAGMTKTASGLLYKITKTNPEGKAPKAGDMVSVHYAGKLTNGQEFDNSFKRGEPIEIPIGVGQVIKGWDEGIQLLKEGEAATLLIPSELGYGTRGAGGVIPPNAWLIFDVELVKVK
- a CDS encoding FKBP-type peptidyl-prolyl cis-trans isomerase, which gives rise to MKKVVFISLLSLLSCVKNSPAHPPVGGVLSQEDLNVSKNRAKNLNLLERKQIQDWINQQDKKFYSTGLNYWTDISDSESRTKKKDGELVSYEYDLYDFNQEKLYEKPNQNIDAPLGKFEELKAVEDAVRYMKKGEQATLLVPSVLAFGTYGDDEKIPNDMPLIIKIKIL